The following nucleotide sequence is from Microbulbifer sp. A4B17.
ATTGAAACCACGATAGCGCAGGGGAACGTCGATATTGTCAAATAAGGTCAGGTCGGGAATCAGGTTAAACCCCTGGAAAATAAAGCCTATCTTTTCGTTACGCAGATGTGAGCGCTGGCGATCATTGAGATTACTGACATTCTCACCGTCGAGCAGGTATTCTCCACTGGTGGGCGTTTCTAGCAGGCCGGCGATATTGAGAAAGGTGGTTTTACCGGAGCCACTGGGACCGGTTACAGAAACAAACTCACCCTCTTTAACTTCAAGGCTGAAATCGCGCAGCGCATGAGTTTCGATAGTATCGGTACGGAAACTTTTACGGATATTGTTCATTTTCAACATTGCGATATTCCCTTTTTCTTAAACTTTAAATTCTTGATTGATTTATTAAGGAGCTATACCGAGCTCCAATTTGAATTCGGGGTTAATCTGTTAGCGCAACCAGCTGGGCATTTTCGAGTTCCTCCGAAGAGGAGATAATGATTCTGTCTCCCTCTTGTAGGCCTGAGACAATCTCCACCTGTTTTAAACCAAAGGCGCCTATCTGGATGGAAACTCGCTCCGCCTGTTGTTCGCTGTTCAAACGAAAGGCATGGTTGCCACCGCTTTGATCGAGAAAGCTACCGCGTTTGACCAGCAGTACGTTATTGCGGTTTTCCAGCAGTATGCGGGCGGTGAGACGGAGATTTTGTCGCAGCTTTTTCGGCTGGCCCTCAGTAAAACGGACCCGAGCAACCACTTGGCCGTTTATGACTTCAGGGGAGATTGCGGTAATTTCCCCGGGTAATTCTTTTCCACTGAGATTGATTGCCACAGCCATGCTGATGCCCAGGTCATCGGCATAGTTTTCCGGCACCTTGGCCTCCAGCTCGAAACTGGTGAGATCGACGACTGTAATAAGCGGCGTATTGGCGCCCACAGCGCTGCGCTGCGCCACAGCTAAGCTACCAACGGTGCCGTTGACCGGTGAGATAATGTTCAGCTCGCGCACTCGGCGCTCAGTTTCTTCTACCTGAAGGCGTTGTTGTGAAACCTGGAGTTCCAGATTCTGGGTTTCAAAGGTCAGTGATTCTTTTTCCAGTCCCGCATTTTGTACGGCTTGTTCGTATTCCAGCTGGGCGCGGGCCATATCGTCCTTGGTTTTTTCAAAGTCCAGCCGCGAGATAATCTGCTTTTCCATCGACAACTCAGCGCGTCTCATCTCCCGCTTGGCAGCGGTGAGGTTGACTTTGGCCAGGTCGGCCTTTTGCTGGTTTTCCATATGCTGGCGTTTGGCCTGGATTTTTTGGCGCTGTAAGTTCACCGTCAGCTGGTTGAGTTGGGCGTTTTCCTGGGCCAGCTGATTGGATAGTTCCGGGCTGTCGACGGTGGCCAGCAATTGCCCTTCGTCAACGGTATCCCCAGCTTTCACTGCAAACTTCACAATGCCCTGGGCCGGGCTGAAAAGCGTGGGGCTATTTGCGGCGACCACTTGGCCCTGAACCACCAGATCCCGCACCAGGTCTCCTCGCTGGACCTGGGCGATATTGATTTGATGCAGGGAGAGGGTGCTGTCGACGGAGCTATTGCTGTGCCAGGAGCTGATACCCCAGGTCAGGAATGCCACTGTCAAACCGGCAAATACTGAGGCTTTGACGACCTTTTTGTTCTTCCAAACCGGCACGGCTTCTATCTTGGTATCTTGTCCGGAAGTATCTCTAATCATTGCGGCTTTCCGTTTCTCTTACTGTTTTGCCTGTCATTGCTATTTGGATGCAGGCTTTTGGAAATTTGGATTCAGAGTTAAGAATCTGCTTGTTAGGAGGGGTATCGCAATAAGCATGCCAATAGCTAAATGTTATTTAACTTATTGAAATAAATGGATTTTTTTATATTTTTGTATTTTCTTGTTTTCTTGAGGGTGTCCGCAAAAAGTGTCCGGTGTCCGCCTTGTCTGCGGTCGGACGGCAGTGGACAGTTCCACTATTTGTTAGAGGAAAAGTGGGGGGAGGGAGGCTGCGCCATGCGGGGTTGCTGCCGTTTATGGTAGAGTGCGCGGCCTTTTTTTGATCAATCTCAATTTAATTAGCTGTCTCCTATGTTTCCTTCGCTGCTCTCATCGACCAAAGCCGACTGGTTCGGCAACATACGTCGGGATATTCTCGCCGGCCTGGTAGTGGCCCTGGCTTTGATACCCGAAGCCATTGCTTTCTCGATTATCGCGGGCGTTGACCCCAGGGTCGGACTCTACGCCTCTTTCTGTATCGCCGTTGTGATTGCATTTGTCGGCGGTCGCCCGGGAATGATCTCCGCTGCCACCGGGGCCATGGCTCTGCTGATGGTGACCCTGGTGAAAGAACACGGGTTGCAATATCTGCTTGCGGCAACCTTATTGACGGGGGTGCTGCAGATTATTGCGGGTTACCTGAAGCTGGGCAGCTTAATGAGTTTTGTCTCCCGGGCTGTGGTGACAGGGTTCGTCAATGCCCTGGCAATATTGATATTCCTGGCGCAAATGCCGGAATTGATCGGCGGCACCTGGGAAGTCTATGCAATGACTGCGGCCGGTCTGGGGATTATTTACCTGTTCCCTTATATTCCCGTGATCGGCAAAGCTGTGCCATCACCGCTGGTGTGTATTCTGCTCCTCACCGCAGTGGCAGTGACTATGGGATTGGATATTCGCACTGTCGGCGATATGGGTGAGCTGCCGGATACTCTGCCTGTTTTCCTCTGGCCAGAAGTTCCGCTTAACTTTGAAACCTTACAGATTATCTTTCCCTACTCCGCAGGTCTGGCCGTTGTGGGCTTGCTGGAATCCCTGATGACGGCGACGATTGTCGACGACCTGACCGATACTACCAGTGACAAAAACCGAGAGTGTAAAGGTCAGGGTATTGCCAATATTGCTGCGGGTACCCTGGGCGGTATGGCTGGCTGTGCCATGATCGGCCAGTCTGTTATTAATGTAAAATCCGGTGGCCGCGGCCGTCTTTCCACTCTGGTGGCCGGTATCGGTCTGCTGACCCTGGTAGTGTTTATCAGTGACTGGGTTGCGGTGATCCCCATGGCGGCGCTGGTGGCAGTCATGATTATGGTTTCTATCGGCACCTTTGACTGGAGTTCCATCCGCAACCTGAAGCACTACCCACTCTCTACAAATTTGGTAATGCTGGCGACTGTGGTTGTGGTAGTGTGGACTCACAACCTGGCCTATGGTGTATTTGTCGGTGTGCTGTTGGCATCGCTCTTCTTTGCCAACAAAGTCAGTCACTTTATGTATGTGAGCAGCTCCCTGGATGAAAAGCAGAGTCGCCGCACTTACAAGGTCATTGGGCAGGTATTTTTCAATTCAGCCGATAAGTTTACCGCTTCATTTGATTTCAAAGAGGTGGTGGATACGGTGGTGATCGACCTCAATCGCGCGCACTTCTGGGATGTTTCCGGGGTTAATGCGCTGGATAAGGTGGTGCTTAAGTTCCGCCGCGAGGGAGCACAAGTTGAGCTGGTAGGACTGAATGAAGCCAGTGAAACGATCGTCGACCGTTTCGGCGTACACGATAAGCCCGAGGAAATAGAGCGGGTTCTTGGAGGACATTGATGGCCGTCAGCAACAGCGAAAATAACAACGAGAACACTCCCTTGATACTCTCTTGTATCGATGGCTCTCATTACACTGGAGCGGTGTGTGATTACTCGGCCTGGCTGGCCAGGAGCCTGCAAGCACCGTTAAAGCTGTTGCACAACATCGAAAGAAGCAGTGTCCCTGCTGTAACCGATTTTACCGGTAGTATCGGCCTGGGAAGCCAGGAAGAATTGCTGGAAGAGTTAACTGCGCTGGAGCAGCAGCGGGCGCAGTTGATGGTGCAGCAGGGCAAACTGATGCTACAGGCCGCCCGCAGTCGCGCCGAAGATGCCGGTGTGCAAAATATCAAAGCCTGCCAGCGTCACGATAGCCTGACAGAATCAGTGGTGGAAATGGAAGACTCCATTCGCGCACTGGTGTTGGGAATTCGCGGTGAAGAGCACGGGGATTCCGAGCGGGGACTCGGTGCTCACCTGGAGACAGTGGTGCGCTCACTACACAGGCCGATTCTCGTGGTCAATCGGGACTTCAAAGAGCCCAGCAAGGTGATGCTTGCCTACGATGGCAGTGAGGCCTCGCGCAAGGCTTTGTCGATGGTTGCAGAGAGCCCACTGTTTCGCGAACTCTCCTGTCATCTTGTCTATGTAGGACCTGCCGAAACTGCGGAGAAATTGTTGGCTGAGGCCTCGGAAATACTGGATTCTGCGGGGCTCGCCTGTACTGCCAGCAATCTTACCGGCAATACAGTTGAAGCATTGGTGGCCTACCAAACCGAGCACCAGATTGATCTAACCATAATGGGGGCTTTCAGCCACAACCGCTTGCATGACCTTCTTATGGGAAGCATCACCGTTAAAATGTTGTTGAAAACTCGTCAGCCCCTGTTGCTGTTGCGGTAGTAGCCCCTTCGCCTTCCACCTAAAGTGCCTGGGCCGCTTCCCGGGGACTGGCAAACCAGCGTAAGGATTCTGCCTCATCGGGTAGCCTTAAATCGTAGAAATGGGCTTCGCGACCAGCCTTGCGAAGCTCTTTTTCCCCTATCGCTAAATAGTCATTAAGATCTAAGTTGCACAGGTTTTCCTGTCCTCGTTTTGTATCTGCCTCGGTAAATGTCAGCTGAGAGATATCAAGCGATGTGCTCATTTTCTTATCCTGATATCGCCATACGCCGGTGAGTGGGTCAAAATAATAAAACGGCAATAACCTCCAACCGTATTTAGCAACCAAGGCTACTGCCTCCAATAAGTATTTAAAGACTTCCTCGCTGATAAAATAGTTAAAATTGAGCCTTATCCAGCCGGGCCTCAGTACCTTGTGACCTTGCAGGATTTGCTCTTCCAGGGATTTACTGTGTGCCATATTGATGCCCAATAAAGCGTGCCCATAGGGACCGGCACAGGAGCAGCCTCCGCGAACCTGAATACCAAACAGGTCATTGAGCAATGCCACCACAAAACCGTAGTGAAGGTCCTTATTGTTCCATTTAATTCGCAGGGAGATGATGGATAGTCGCGCGGAGTCAGTATTGCCGAGTATCTCAATGGCCTTCTCCTTCGACCAGCGTTGCAGTGCCCGCTGTAAAAATTGGGTTTCACGTCGACCAATCTCTTTTGTGCCCACCGTCTGTTGAAGTTTGAAGACCATTCCGGCCCTGATCGACTCGATAATGGCTGGGGTGCCGCCCTCTTCACTGCGCTCGGCGTCTTCCAGATAGCGGTGATCTTCCGGCGTGACATAAAGGACGGTACCGCCTCCCGGTGTAGCAGGTACCGAATTTTTCAGCAGATCTTCGTGTACAACCAGAATACCTGGGGTGCCAGGTCCCCCGATGAATTTGTGCGGGGAGATAAACACGGCATCCTTTTGGTAGTGGCTATCCGGCGTTGCTGGCCCTTGCATATTAATTTGCACATAGGGTGCTGCGGCGGCGTAGTCCCAAAAAGATAAAGCTCCGTGTTTTTTAAGGAGTGCAGTCACTGCATCTACATCTGTTTTGATTCCAGTTACGTTAGAGGCCGCAGAAAAACTGCCGATTTTAAGTGGTCTATGGGCATGGGCACGCAGTTCTGATTCCAGCACTTCAAGGTCAAGTCTGCCACTTTGATCCAGTGGAATAGCGATCAAGTCGGCAATGCTCTCTCGCCAGGGGAGTTCATTGGAATGGTGCTCGTATGGGCCGATAAAAATAACCGGGCGATCATGTTCGGGAATTCTACTTAAGAGCTGGTGTTGCCTATCCAGGTCTGCGGGCAGGCGCAAGTTGAGAATATCGATCAATTTGTTGATCGCGGCTGTTGCACCAGAACCACAAAAAATCACTTTATGGTTATCGCTGGCGTTGACTGCCTGACGAATTTCTTCACGGGCCTGCTCCCGTAGCGCGGTGGTATGGGCACCTGTATAGGAGCTCTCGCTGTGGGTATTGGCATAGAAGGGCAGTACCTGCTGGCGGATAGTCTCTTCGATAAATATCAGCGCACGACCGGAAGCTGTGTAATCGGCGTACACCAGAGGACGTTTTCCAAATGGCGTTACGATTGCTTGCATATCGCCGATTACCGAGTCGCGGATGTGCTTTATCAGGTCTGTCATGATTTCCTTTCCCCTGTTTTGTGGAGCTCACTTTAGTCCCGAATGCTTGACACAATGTCTCTAAATGTATCTGTTATTATAAGATTTATGAATTCTTGTACCGAAATTTAGATATAAATCGTAAAACTGTGCCAGAGCGCTTCATTGTGAGTGATTGGACGAGGCGGGGACTGAGTGATGACTGAAGGATTAAGCAAACTGGACAGGGCAATACTCGAGCTGTTGCAGGCTGATGCGACCCTGTCAGTGGGGGATATTGCCGAGCGGGTTGGGATGTCCAAGTCGGCGTGCTGGCGCCGCATTCACCGTCTTGAGGATGAGGGGGTGATTTGTGACAGAGTTACCCTCCTTGATCAGCAAAAACTGAACTTGCCGCTGACAGTCTATATCTCAATTCGTACCAATCAGCACAACGATCAGTGGGCCGCCCGTTTTGGCGAATTGGTACAGGGGGTGGCTGAAATTCTTGAGGTTCATCGCATGAGTGGAGATCTGGACTATCTGATCAAAGCGGTAGTCACCGATATGCCTGGCTACGATCGTCTCTATAAGGAACTGATCAAGGCCGACCTGTTTGATGTCAGCTCCAGTTTTGTTATGGAGACGATGAAGCAGACAACCCGTTTACCGCTAAATCATGCATTGTCCAAATAAGGTTGGACTCTAGCCGCGTCGATTACTCCACCAGTGGCGCAATCGGGTTTCTCCCAGGGCGCTGTCACCCGGGGGGGCCTTAAGACTGTTGCGAATCTCACTCCAGGCGTTGGAGTTCAACCACAAGTTCAGGGCGAGTACCACCAGCATAGTGGTGATAGAGCCGAGCCCCGCCAGCAACATGTCTTTTTGCGCATCCCAGATATCTCCTTGAGAACCGAGGAAGGCTGCGCCCAATTCTGGAGAGACAGCTTTCGCCGCTTGCCACTCGATGATTTCGTAGATTGAAGAGAGCGCAAAAGTCACGTCTACCGGGAAGAAATAGGCCCAGAATCCACGCAGCTGAGCCAGGCGCACAAGAATCTCTCGCACCGGATACGCCAGGAGAAGGCCAAAGCTGAAATGCACCAGGCGGTCGTACATATTGCGATCGGAGCCCAGCCATTCCTGCAAGGTGTAGCCAAAAGGCGTTTCGGCATAGGTGTAGTGAGAGCCGATCACATGAAGGCACATGAAGATGGTGATCAATGTATAGGAGATATTCGATAAGGGAAAATTCCGTGCACTGATCAAAATGACCGGTAGAGCGGCAAATACCAGGTAGTTCTCCAGCAACCAGTCATCGGGGTGCAGGGGTTCCCAGGCAGACCAGGCCCAGGTAATGGCAAATGTGGTCAATAAGAACAGGCGGAACCAGTGTTGGCGAAGGAAAGTCTGCATATGTTTGGCGCCTCTACGTCGGGCTAGAGATTGGCGCCAGGATACACCATTGGAGGGGAATAGGAATTGCGTTGAATTACGGTCCGCTAATGCAATGCCGCGCGGTGTGGGAGTGCGGCAGTAATCGCGGCTTCCTCGTCGAGTAATTCAGATAGCCTCGCTTCCACTTTTTCGCGGGGAAAGTACTCCAGCGCGAGTTCGACAAATAGTTCGTGGTGGCGAGCTTCACTATCGGTGATGACCCGGTAGAAGGTCTTCAGGGGGCCAGCTGGCAGTGCCTCAGCCACCAGTCCAAAGCGCTCGTACCCCCGCGCTTCAATGATCGCTGCGGTGAGCAGGCGGTCCATCAAGTATTCATCTGGCCCCCGGCGAATCAGTTGGCGCAGGGCGTTGATATACGGATCTTTCGCATCCGGTGCCTGGTAGATCCCTCGATCATGCATAATCCTGATAACCTGGCGGAAGTGGTTCATTTCTTCCAGTGCCAGGTTGATCATGGCTTCCACTAAAACGGGCTTGTCGGGGTAGTGGGAGAACATGGATACCGCCATGCCGGAGGCCTTTTTCTCTGCGGCAGCATGGTCCTGCAGGAATCGATCAAAGTCGGCGAGCACTACTTGAGCCCAGGATTTGGGGGTGTGAAATCGCAGTTCAAACATAGTCGATGGCGGTTAGTGCAAAGCGTCAGTATACCGCCACCGGTTCACTGCTCTAGAGCGTTATTGCTCCGGGGTAGAGTCAGCTGGCAATTCTGCGTTCGCGAACCTCCCGCTCTTGTTGAGTAACAATTCGGGCCTGTTCCAGGGACATGCCGGCCTTTGCATGAGGGGTGGGCTTGCCATTTGCGTCCAGCGCGACAAAAACAATTTGGTCCACTTGCACAATCAGCTGTTGTGACTGTTTGTTGCGAACCTCGCAATGGACTGTGAGCGAGGTTTGGCCGATACCAACCACCTCGAATCCAAACTCCACCACATCACCGCAGCAAGCGGAGCTGACGAAGTCAATTTCCGACATCAGTTTGGTGACCAGCATCGGAGTACCCATCTGGCAGCCGGCAAAGATTGCCGCTTCCTCATCAATCCAGGACAGTAGCTGTCCGCCGAACAGGCGCTGAGCGGGATTGAGGTCTCCGGGTTTCACACAGTGTCGCGAATAGTATTTCACTCTGACCTTCCTAAGTTA
It contains:
- a CDS encoding aminotransferase class V-fold PLP-dependent enzyme; the encoded protein is MTDLIKHIRDSVIGDMQAIVTPFGKRPLVYADYTASGRALIFIEETIRQQVLPFYANTHSESSYTGAHTTALREQAREEIRQAVNASDNHKVIFCGSGATAAINKLIDILNLRLPADLDRQHQLLSRIPEHDRPVIFIGPYEHHSNELPWRESIADLIAIPLDQSGRLDLEVLESELRAHAHRPLKIGSFSAASNVTGIKTDVDAVTALLKKHGALSFWDYAAAAPYVQINMQGPATPDSHYQKDAVFISPHKFIGGPGTPGILVVHEDLLKNSVPATPGGGTVLYVTPEDHRYLEDAERSEEGGTPAIIESIRAGMVFKLQQTVGTKEIGRRETQFLQRALQRWSKEKAIEILGNTDSARLSIISLRIKWNNKDLHYGFVVALLNDLFGIQVRGGCSCAGPYGHALLGINMAHSKSLEEQILQGHKVLRPGWIRLNFNYFISEEVFKYLLEAVALVAKYGWRLLPFYYFDPLTGVWRYQDKKMSTSLDISQLTFTEADTKRGQENLCNLDLNDYLAIGEKELRKAGREAHFYDLRLPDEAESLRWFASPREAAQAL
- a CDS encoding acyl-CoA thioesterase, whose amino-acid sequence is MKYYSRHCVKPGDLNPAQRLFGGQLLSWIDEEAAIFAGCQMGTPMLVTKLMSEIDFVSSACCGDVVEFGFEVVGIGQTSLTVHCEVRNKQSQQLIVQVDQIVFVALDANGKPTPHAKAGMSLEQARIVTQQEREVRERRIAS
- a CDS encoding SulP family inorganic anion transporter — translated: MFPSLLSSTKADWFGNIRRDILAGLVVALALIPEAIAFSIIAGVDPRVGLYASFCIAVVIAFVGGRPGMISAATGAMALLMVTLVKEHGLQYLLAATLLTGVLQIIAGYLKLGSLMSFVSRAVVTGFVNALAILIFLAQMPELIGGTWEVYAMTAAGLGIIYLFPYIPVIGKAVPSPLVCILLLTAVAVTMGLDIRTVGDMGELPDTLPVFLWPEVPLNFETLQIIFPYSAGLAVVGLLESLMTATIVDDLTDTTSDKNRECKGQGIANIAAGTLGGMAGCAMIGQSVINVKSGGRGRLSTLVAGIGLLTLVVFISDWVAVIPMAALVAVMIMVSIGTFDWSSIRNLKHYPLSTNLVMLATVVVVVWTHNLAYGVFVGVLLASLFFANKVSHFMYVSSSLDEKQSRRTYKVIGQVFFNSADKFTASFDFKEVVDTVVIDLNRAHFWDVSGVNALDKVVLKFRREGAQVELVGLNEASETIVDRFGVHDKPEEIERVLGGH
- a CDS encoding tRNA-(ms[2]io[6]A)-hydroxylase, which encodes MFELRFHTPKSWAQVVLADFDRFLQDHAAAEKKASGMAVSMFSHYPDKPVLVEAMINLALEEMNHFRQVIRIMHDRGIYQAPDAKDPYINALRQLIRRGPDEYLMDRLLTAAIIEARGYERFGLVAEALPAGPLKTFYRVITDSEARHHELFVELALEYFPREKVEARLSELLDEEAAITAALPHRAALH
- a CDS encoding DUF2238 domain-containing protein — translated: MQTFLRQHWFRLFLLTTFAITWAWSAWEPLHPDDWLLENYLVFAALPVILISARNFPLSNISYTLITIFMCLHVIGSHYTYAETPFGYTLQEWLGSDRNMYDRLVHFSFGLLLAYPVREILVRLAQLRGFWAYFFPVDVTFALSSIYEIIEWQAAKAVSPELGAAFLGSQGDIWDAQKDMLLAGLGSITTMLVVLALNLWLNSNAWSEIRNSLKAPPGDSALGETRLRHWWSNRRG
- a CDS encoding universal stress protein — encoded protein: MAVSNSENNNENTPLILSCIDGSHYTGAVCDYSAWLARSLQAPLKLLHNIERSSVPAVTDFTGSIGLGSQEELLEELTALEQQRAQLMVQQGKLMLQAARSRAEDAGVQNIKACQRHDSLTESVVEMEDSIRALVLGIRGEEHGDSERGLGAHLETVVRSLHRPILVVNRDFKEPSKVMLAYDGSEASRKALSMVAESPLFRELSCHLVYVGPAETAEKLLAEASEILDSAGLACTASNLTGNTVEALVAYQTEHQIDLTIMGAFSHNRLHDLLMGSITVKMLLKTRQPLLLLR
- a CDS encoding Lrp/AsnC family transcriptional regulator; its protein translation is MTEGLSKLDRAILELLQADATLSVGDIAERVGMSKSACWRRIHRLEDEGVICDRVTLLDQQKLNLPLTVYISIRTNQHNDQWAARFGELVQGVAEILEVHRMSGDLDYLIKAVVTDMPGYDRLYKELIKADLFDVSSSFVMETMKQTTRLPLNHALSK
- a CDS encoding efflux RND transporter periplasmic adaptor subunit, which codes for MIRDTSGQDTKIEAVPVWKNKKVVKASVFAGLTVAFLTWGISSWHSNSSVDSTLSLHQINIAQVQRGDLVRDLVVQGQVVAANSPTLFSPAQGIVKFAVKAGDTVDEGQLLATVDSPELSNQLAQENAQLNQLTVNLQRQKIQAKRQHMENQQKADLAKVNLTAAKREMRRAELSMEKQIISRLDFEKTKDDMARAQLEYEQAVQNAGLEKESLTFETQNLELQVSQQRLQVEETERRVRELNIISPVNGTVGSLAVAQRSAVGANTPLITVVDLTSFELEAKVPENYADDLGISMAVAINLSGKELPGEITAISPEVINGQVVARVRFTEGQPKKLRQNLRLTARILLENRNNVLLVKRGSFLDQSGGNHAFRLNSEQQAERVSIQIGAFGLKQVEIVSGLQEGDRIIISSSEELENAQLVALTD